TTCTAAAAACACAAAATGCTCTTGCTTATTCCCCTTTTCTTTGTGCTTCGCTTGAGCAGGGCGTTCTATtatcaataaaagaaaactaactTCATTATGCCCGTGGGGAGTTTACCCACCGCAACCAGCATAAGCAAGGATGGCGGTTTCCTCCTCAGTCATCtcagaaataaaggaaaaaagaagaaaaacctcgAGTATGCAAATATCTTGAATATACTATAAGATGATTCAGATTCAGGCACTAAATTGGCAAAGAAGGGCTGGTGAAAAGCACAGATTTGCAGGTTCTACCCCTTTGCGCAATCATCTCCTGCGAACTTCTGTTATGGGAGTCATTTGGCCTTTGGCAATGGAGCAATCGAAGTCCTCTCTAAAAGATGGAGGCATTGACGGCCAGATGAAAGCTGGCCTTTCCAGCGGCACAATCGGCGGAGCTACTTGCCCAGTAAGCACCTGCAACACGCTTCTCATTGAGGGCCTACAGTTCGGATTCGGGTGGCAACAGGCCAACCCCAGGACAAACATGTCCTCCATTTCTCCGTCTCCAAAGTCTCCGCCCATCCTGGAATCGGCTGCACTCAAGATCCTTCCCCTCCCATGCAATTCCCATACCCAGGACACAATGATCGCCCGGTTCTCTTCCACAGAAAACTTCAAGCATGAGGATGCCAAATTCGTAAATGTCTGTTTCCATGGTTGCCCTTCCCGTAAGAAAGCTTTCGGGAGCCATGTAACCCCGGGTTCCGGCAATTTCTTTGGTTGAGTGGTGCGTCTGTTCAGTCTGTTGGATGGTGTGCACCAGCCCGAAGTCCCCGAGCCGAGCATTGAACCCCAAATCCAACATGATGTTGCTTGCTTTGACATCCTGGTGAAGCACCTTCTTCTTGCAACCATTGCGGAGATAATCAAGTGCTTTAGCAACTCCATTTATTATGTTGTACCTTCTCTGCCAATTCAGGGTTGGTCCACTAGCTATTAAGTTCTCATGACAGTATATGTACTTGTCTAGGCTACTATTCGGCATGTACTCATACACGAGGAGGAGCTCGCGGCTCTCGTAGCACCATCCAATTAGTTTCACTAGATTCCGGTGGTGGAGGATGCCAATGGTCGTGATTTCTTCTAGGAATTCTTGCTTGCCTTGACATGAATCCTCAGAAACCCTTTTACCATTATGTGCCCTTTATAAACAGTTCCAAAACTCCCCTGTACTAGCTTGTTCTTGAAGTTGCCTGTTGCTTTCTTAAGATCCTTGAACCGGAACTTCTGTGGAGCTGTGGATGAGCCCTCGGTCTGATCTTCTATTGTTGGGTAAGTGCCTTCCAATAGACCCTTTTTGTCTGTTCTTATCCTATTCAGGAGATAAATTAGAGCACACAGCCCAAGTACAGTTGGAACTGCAACCCAAACCCACAAAAGTTTAGGATCTTCGTCCGagtttgtttctttattttagtCAGAGGATCTTCGTCTAAGTTTGAACCCTCAAAGAGTCATGACCTTATGCAGTTCAACTCTGTGTAGTTGCTTGTTGGAGCAGAAAATCCTAGGAACACATCCTGCAGGAGATACTCAGAAAGATTGAGAGGAACAGAAATAATTGGATTTTTCATGTATTCTCCTGTTTCATTGCTCAAGAAGACAGACAATGGGATGTTCTTCCCGTCATATTCCACTCTGGCTGTTATATTGGTAGCTGTCCAAAGATTGACACTGTAATCAGCCAGAGGCTTTTGTTTGAGCGAGAAAATACTATTCACGTTCAATCCCACGTGGTTATCATCACCAGTCTCCTGCATAGCTCTTCCGGCTGTTGAATTCTATGGCTATAACTTGGTTCTAACGGAGTCTGTCTGTGGTCGAGTTGACATTACCGAGCCATCTTCCGTGACTGTTGTCTGGAAGACCCGTTTCTCCAGTTATAAGGAAGGCAAGACCTTCTCCACCCGGAACAGTATGTGGAGTTATATTAAGCACAAAAGTGGAATTGAAAGATGTGATGTCTCGACTGTCGCCCTTTTTCTTCCATAGCTTGAATGGGTCTTTGTATAATATGCAGTCAGACAAGTTTGAGATAGAAGCTACAATTACATCTGGTGTCACTTGGAGGGAATTGAGAACTATATAGGAATTATTCCTGACGAAATGGTTCTCATCTGCTTCTACAAAGATGGGGTAATTGAACTTCA
The sequence above is drawn from the Eucalyptus grandis isolate ANBG69807.140 chromosome 11, ASM1654582v1, whole genome shotgun sequence genome and encodes:
- the LOC104427521 gene encoding LOW QUALITY PROTEIN: probable L-type lectin-domain containing receptor kinase S.5 (The sequence of the model RefSeq protein was modified relative to this genomic sequence to represent the inferred CDS: inserted 3 bases in 2 codons; deleted 1 base in 1 codon; substituted 2 bases at 2 genomic stop codons), with translation MNITPPIKSLLVVVTIVACTYDRAMCLKFNYPIFVEADENHFVRNNSYIVLNSLQVTPDVIVASISNLSDCILYKDPFKLWKKKGDSRDITSFNSTFVLNITPHTVPGGEGLAFLITGETGLPDNSHGRWLGNVNSTTDRLRXNQVIAIEFNSRKSYAGDWDDNHVGLNVNSIFSLKQKPLADYSVNLWTATNITARVEYDGKNIPLSVFLSNETGEYMKNPIISVPLNLSEYLLQDVFLGFSAPTSNYTELNCIRSXLFEETNSDEDPKLLWVWVAVPTVLGLCALIYLLNRIRTDKKGLLEGTYPTIEDQTEGSSTAPQKFRFKDLKKATGNFKNKLVQGSFGTVYKGHIMXKRVSEDSCQGKQEFLEEITTIGILHHRNLVKLIGWCYESRELLLVYEYMPNSSLDKYIYCHENLIASGPTLNWQRRYNIINGVAKALDYLRNGCKKKVLHQDVKASNIMLDLGFNARLGDFGLVHTIQQTEQTHHSTKEIAGTRGYMAPESFLTGRATMETDIYEFGILMLEVFCGREPGXIIVSWVWELHGRGRILSAADSRMGGDFGDGEMEDMFVLGLACCHPNPNCRPSMRSVLQVLTGQVAPPIVPLERPAFIWPSMPPSFREDFDCSIAKGQMTPITEVRRR